The following nucleotide sequence is from Anguilla rostrata isolate EN2019 chromosome 3, ASM1855537v3, whole genome shotgun sequence.
ACTAAACAGTgtgtatttttggtttgttttggcGTTTGGTATAAATACTTTGCTTTTGTTATCACCTTCATGTTCACATTCACCCCTGTGTTCCTCtcatctccctttctccctggTGGTCTTCTATCGCTGGCCCTGCAGGTCGCTGTGCACGCTGTGGGGACAACGTTCTGGGGGATGGCAGCGGCTGCATCGCCATGGAGCAGGTGTTTCACGTGGACTGCTTCACCTGCATTACCTGCCACGCCCGTCTGCGCGGGCAGCCCTTCTACGCCCTGGACAAGAAGAGCTACTGCGAGAACTGTTACATTGTGAGTGGTGCCCTCTGTTCTGCAGTCACATGGGTGTTTTTGACGATGACCCTGTGATTTCTCCATTCCAGTATTCCATTGGTCTTTTAGGGTGAAAGTATAGTAGACCAGGGGCTGTCCAGGGCTTGTATTTCAGTATTCTCCATATCCTAATGCTTTATGCCATCTTCCATGCCTGATGTGGCCTTTTCTCCTGCCCCTCTCTGAAGAGCACCCTGGAGCGTTGTTCCAAGTGCTCCCACCCCATCCTGGACCGCATCCTGCGTGCCATGGGCAAGGCCTACCACCCGCGCTGCTTCACCTGCGTGGTGTGCGGCTGCTGCCTGGATGGCGTGCCGTTCACTGTGGACGCCACCTCCCAGATCCACTGCATTGAAGACTTCCACAGGTCAGGCCTCAGTCCTGCCTGGCACTGCTTATTTCTAAAGGACAGAGCCTAAATGACCATGCTTACTGGCTTACACCCATGAAATCCCATCTACATGTACTGTACCTGAGAGCATATCTGACCAACTCCATGTGTACACCACAACTCTTCAAAGGTCTCTACATTACTGTATGTGAACATGCCTGATTCTTCCAAAACTTGAGTGTTTGGATTACCATTGCCATGGTGATCCAAGCACTCAAATGAATCAAGTTTACAGGACACCGGTAGACAGATTTACATGTAGTTCTTGCCAAATAATTAACTGAGTTTGTTAGATTTCAGCTGCTAGATATTGCAGATACCAAGTTCCTAATTGCGGTTCAGTAATGAAACCAAAGTTTTTCCCGCTGGTTAGTGTGAATGCTCTTATCCCCTCTGTTTACAGGAAGTTTGCCCCacggtgctctgtgtgtggccaAGCCATCATGCCTGAACCGGGACAAGAAGAGACGGTCAGGATTGTGGCTCTGGATCGGAGCTTTCACGTCAACTGCTACGTGTGTGAGGTGAGCAACGACTGCTGTTGGAGAGATGGTGATTTGGTGATTGGTGATTTTCAAAAGGAATATAATCCAAGCTAGCCAATAACCTTCTAACAGGTTTGCAGAAATATTACCTCAGGGCCTTTGTTGTACCAAATAACCCGTagttaaatatattgttttcatCCCACATCATTACATGTTACTTTTGTTGCAAAAACCACACTTCAGACATTGCAGTACAAAGAGTAAATGTAGAAATAATCCGTTTTCAGGTTGCCTGGAATTCCGAGGTAATTCTCCGAATCAAATTTATACTCCTCTGAATTAACTTCTGAATAACTGAGGTTGTGACGATATAAGTTTCCCGTTGGTCCGCTGACAAGTCCCCAACTGGTTGAGCTCTGGTAATTCTTCTTACATCAGAGGAGGTAATAGCCATCACAATTAGTCCTGTGTATTAATGTGGGATATTTGATAACTTGTAAAGAAGTCCTTCATTAGTACATCAGTTGTTGCACCACTCTTGCGGCTTTTACAATCACTTTCTCACATTCTTGCTCACTGAGCCAGCTGTTGAAATCAGATGTTGACAACAAGGGGTTAGAACATGTTTGTGAATATCGGTGTTGGCGAACATGCTTTCCATCTTTATCCTGTAGGAGTGTGGGCTGCTGTTGTCTTCTGAaggagaggggcgtggctgTTACCCCCTGGATGGCCACATTTTGTGCAAGAGCTGCAGCGCCCGCCGCATTCAAGACCTTTCTGCCAAAATTTCCACCGATTGCTAGCAGGGTCAATGCCTTGCTCCCCTGCTGCACACCCCAAAACCAGTCAGTGCTTCAATTCATGATTCTCAAAAAGATCCGCAATATCATAATATCTGGACTCGGTTTGCATAGACGAACTGATTCCTCAGTTGCAGAAATCTAAATTTTATCTCAGAGATGTGTGGAGAACTGCCTTTGAGCAGATAGTATACAATACATCCCTCCCACAAATAATATGTTGCCAGCAATTGATGTGATATAGGCTGGAAGCAAGGTGTGCACTGGGAAGATGAACTTTAACCTCCATCTCAAGACCTTTGTCAGTCAAGTTGAAAATAAGGCGCCGTAAAATCTGGGTGCAAAGtcagtactgtactgtgctcCTGTACTGCAGGCAGCAGGAGCAGAATTTAGTCCCTCCAATGATCCATACTGCACCTGAGCGGCTTTCACATAATACTATGCTGGAGGCAGTGGGAAGAGGTGTAACAACcttaatacataataataataatagtaataatggtaataataatgatacttATGGTCATGagaacataaatatatttcccatTGCTGGATATTTTTCTGTTGCTCCAGGAAGTTCACATTGCAAACTCGTGTAAATTTAAGATGATTGCTTCATGGGTTTGCTAATCACAAGACCACAGAACctaatagaattttttttttgatcgtTTTTGCTTTGGTTGTAACGATCACGGATAATTTTAACGAATGGCACTACCGAATGTTATACATGAAGGAACAGTAATTTGTACATTGTTGGATTTTGTGAAGTTATAccctttttaaatgcacaaatgttCCTTTACCAATGTGTTTCAGGACAAGGAACAAGTTTGATTGAGGATGGTTCTGTAGGTTCAGCAGGTAGTTGATGAACAGTGAGGAGGATGTTAAGTGTTTAGACAGGAAGGCAATTGAGGGATGAAGGGAATGGAAGGGAAAACATCCCATTTGCTGGCTATCTGACCCTGCTGTTGAGATGTGATAATGTTGGCACAGTGTTGGAGAAACCTCATAGgatgttattttctgtttttctttttttgtgttgtgactTGACTGTTACTGATAAAAGTGCAATGAAGAAGCATATCGGTTCCATGTCTTAACTACCCACTTGAGTATTTCACAGACCCTGATTTGCTCTGATCAAGATTAAATTGCACAGTCACCTTGTTGGTTGTGAAATGCCCATACTTTATTGTACTCATTATTTCTTTTGGTGATTTTTGTCATAGAAGATTTCTGTAGTCATGTCAGTGTTTGTCCACCATGTATTGTTgtgcttttcaaaaatgcaGATCAAATTATGAAGGAGAAAAATGGAAGTTGCATAGCACAGCAGAGGAGGAGATGTTTCTGTGCCTGGAGACTGCAGAGCATACTGCAATGAAATTAATGATCTGTCCCAGTAGACAAGAGCAGGGAATCATTTCCTGAAGAAAGCCAGTCTGTTAACACCTTACAACACACAGATCATGTGAGTACGTAGCAAAATGAGTAAGAAGAGTAACCATTTCACAGTTCCTGTCAGCCATTCACAACAGTCTGtatcactgactgactgaaagaGATGATAATGACTGGATCACACAGGCTTTGAATCCAGGCCCTATCTGGCAATGTAATGTTTATAAAGCCAATGTATCAGGCTTTATAAAGTTGCCATTTATTGAAGGACGTGTCAGTGACTCAGACTGCATTAAAATGGCAGGGTTCCATTATTATCCAgctcccaaaaaatgaattaattcaatttttggagctgtgtgttttccttatttattgcatttctgtTCAACATTGTCCTTGcttgttggattttttttgttttcaatttgctTAATATTTTAGAGTTTTGAATCTCACTGTTAGGAGTTTCTGGTAGTTTTCTCTTGTTTATTATAAAGTAAATTGCAGTGTACCACATGAAAGACCTCTTGGTCGTTCGTCATAGAATGGGAAGTGGTCTCTGTgggattattattttatattgtatagTTAAGTACAATATAGGACTGTCCACCAGGTTCAGCCAGATGTGAAGAACTAAAATTGCATTCAGAAATCCAGCATTGTGGCCAGTATTTTGCCTCTTCGTTTCAGTTTATAATCCAGGGCATCGGCTATCAGTGAAACAGTGTGGATGTTGGAATGCAATGATCCAGAAAAATCGAATGATCAGAGTCCTATGTGCTACCAAGCTGTTCTGTATGAAGGATTTTGATTGTAGATGCAGTGTTATTTTGGCTGAATGTTAGGAaaagggatgtgtgtgtgtgtgtgctaactCCCAGTGCAGAATGTAGGAATCTGCTCTGTTAATAAATCCATCCATTTTTTTCAGCAAccgtttttgtttgtttttttttctgttttttttttaatgtactggcTCATAGTTTTATGAAGATCTAGACCAGCTAAGATGTTAAGCAATAGACAATAGGATACAGCCTGAGGAAGAAAAGTGATGCCTCTGGGGCTTTAATGGGAGTCTATGAGTGGAATTTGCAGGGAGAAGCCCCCTCcctgacatttttttaactttacatTCCTCTGGTGCTTTGTGTCAGCAGGGAGATGGTAACCAGTGCAAGTCTTGGAGATCTGTTCCACACTAATTCATTTCAACTTCTAAAGAGCAAACTCACTTGATATCTGGATAATATTGATCTAAATGTCAAAGGCCAAAGTGGATCCCATTGCTGCAGATAATGGTGGAACAGTTGGTCTCCAAGACAGGACTAGTTAGTCAATACTTTCTGCATTCATACAGACACGATTACAACATATTTCAagtaagtgcaaaaaaaaaaggagataaCTGGTCTGATATTGATGCAAGGGACTACATTGTGCTACGTGCTAACATGAGGTGAAGGTCTTCCAGAAAAAGTTCCGACAGCCAGCTTTGCGCTCGCGCTGGGAGAGGGGCAGCTGGCGAGCCACATCCTGGTGAATTCTCAGCTCCTCCGTGGACCGTGGACGTGGATCAGGCAGGACCTTGTTGTCCCCCGTCATCATCAGGTCAGACACGATCTTCAGAAACAGCATGCGGGAGAGGTCCTGGGACATAGCCGAAGAGAGAGAAGCTACAACCTTCAAGCAAATCTAAAGGCCATGAATTCCCAGCCGAAGACATGTATTTATACTGCAGATTTAATCTACAATTTAATCACTACAGTTTAATCACAGCTATTTCTAGTAACAGTACTCATGCTGGTTATTATAAATGAGACCTACACTCACAATTTCCTTCTAGATGAAGGGTTTTTCTATAAACTCGTCGCTAATGTCTTGCCTGAACCATACATCAACAAACATCTATGTAAGCCTGAAAGCTAATAGATCTGTGTTCCCCTACTACACAAAAGCTGTAGCAGTTAATATATGATAATTTCTTTGTAAACTATGGCAACCTGGAAGCTTTCTCTCGCATAAATTGGTTGCACTGTGtaaagaaacagcacagacttgTCAACCTCTCTTACACGCTAATGTAGGTTAAACACGCTTTAGTTGAGTTCTTGAATCGACACCCTGTACTAGGATTTACTGATTTTCTCAGACTCATGACACAGATTGACATTTTGCCCACGGCTGACATGAGCATGCTTTAAAAGGATTTTTACGTATTTCTGTAAGTCTATGAAACAAGGGAGACGCGCACACGGCCCTTACCTCGTTACCCTCTGTAACATCCGTACGCAGGAGTTCGGCCAGCATGTCCCTCTGGGGTGCTCCGTTGACTTGGGCAAGCAGCACTGATGCAGAGAGGGCCACTAGTAAGACCTGCAGCTGGGAGCACAACATCCTCTTTCTGATGTAATCTGGGCACCTGTGGGCAGTCTAAAGAGGTCAGAACGTCCACAGATCTCTTCACTATTGAAGTGATCTTGGAAAAAGCTGCACGCTGGCTATATATTGCCCCTCATCCCAGCTCTCTGTCCAATAGAAAGATAGGATTGGCTAGCAGTAGGGTGCAGGTTGAGTTGAGGAGCAGGATGGGGAAAGGGTTGGGCATATGAGGCGGGGGTGTACAcatgtcaaagaaaaaacaactggtCATGACTTTATTTAGgatgttatttaattttgatattGAGGAATTTATGCTGAAAAATGCCAGATGGCGAAAAAAGAGTTTTAACTTCAGTAAAAACCAGTATGTTAAACTTTTAATCTTAGATTGTGCAGTACTATGTGTTCTATTGAATATTGCTGTGACTAAATAGAACCACACAACTACAGGCTCTCACTATTTTGTACTGAAAGTGGCATATCCCACACAACCACAGTGGTAGGGGTAATTAATCTCTTGATCAGGATATGTCCAagacttttaaaataaagatgCCCTTTGAGACTGTAAGGGATGACGAGTCAGGATGTCCATGTCTGATTCAATTAAGGCCATTTGTGCATCGGTGTGATTAATTGTAGCAGGCCTGCatgtatctctctctgtgggGTCCTTGCTGTTGTAAGCTGTTAATGACAAGTGACTCAAATGTTAATTACTGTGCCTGCCCACTGCCCATAGTCACCTCTCTTCTGCACACATCACTGTCTATCTGAAAAAGGGCAGCAACACTTGCAAAGAAGTCAATTTAAATGTCGATATTTTAACATCCATACTTGTTGGGTTTCCCCACCTGAACTTAATACATAGTATATTCCATTCCAGGTGCCAAAATGGCGGCACTTCTGGCAATGATATCCAGTAGTGATTACAGTGTAGGGTAGTTAGTGGTTGGTTTTTCACAGACCTTCATTTACAATTCTtccaacaaaaataagaaatactGTTTCCTTAATTTCCCACCCCACCTGAATGCGTTAATGTTCCTTTTTCACATGCAAGCAAGGATCCCCTTTGCAAGAGAAGCACTAAATATCTTATAGGGCCCCTGGGAGTTATTTTTCCACGGCCTGTAAAATGGCGTCATGAGTTCTCATTTCTAGCCACCAGGTCAAGGAGCATTTCATGGAGGTGATGAATTGTCCTAGATAGTGATATActgaacagagcagagcagagcagtatAATATTTAGATGATATTGTGCCTTAAAACCATATTGTGCCTTAAAAAGTGAGTTGGTGGCCACTGCTCATTGCAGGCCTCCTACTAGTTTACTTGGATTCTTTTAGGTGGACTGGGTGAAGTATCAGCAACAGCCCTTAAAATGGGGCCTGGGCATGTGCAGCAGTGGCAAAATGACCTTTCCTTCTgccctgtctctcccctcccatGGGGCAATGAGGTGCTTGTTTCTGATTACTCACATCGCCTCTGGCACTCATTAACCTTTTCACCAGATCTGGGGTTGTCAGTACCGCGGACACCATACTGGGCAGATAAATATGGCCATGACACGTGGGGTCCTTGCTCCTATTTCCTCACCCACCTGCAACAGACGGCTTGTACAAGTCCCCCGCCcgtcaaaaaagaaaatgatcaaACTGACATTAATTGAgccaaaacatattttgagCCGTCTCATTCTGTTTCACTATTCTATACAATGAGAAAATTATCTTGATACCcgtaatatttttaatttgattcacACAACGAGTAGATTGTACCATTTATTACAGTATTACTCACTGAAAAATGTAGCGGTCTAAAATAGTTCCATACACTGAAAATTGTGCAttatacagtaaaaaaataagtcaCCAAGACCTGTTCTTTTCTAGTGACTCTGTTACctctgcatttcctgtttccttctCTGCATGCTTAGGtagtttctgtgtttttgctctcttttcctttcccctttctttctcttcatccCTTCCTCTTCTTAGCTGTATTCTTGTCCTCCGTGGCAGGCCCTGTGAGACAGGAGAAGCATTTGTGGGAGCAGGCATGCCCGGGTACCTCCCCTGTGTGCTAGCAGCTATGCACCCATAGTGAACACCACTTCCAGAACCTCTTCCCACGTTGTTCACAGGTGTATGGCATCCCACTGCAGTGGAGGCAAATTAGATAGCCCAAGTCGTAGAAGGTCATAAGAGGCACTTGTACTTGCAGAGCAAGGCAGGCTCTTGTCGCACTCAGCACAAAAGTATGgccattcatttttgtgtttacacTAGTAGATGCCAAAGTTCTAGAGAGGAGGGGAGTGGCTGGAAGCAGAACCATCTGAATGACCAAGCCATGACATAGCACAATGACTCAGCTGGGATCACTGGAGAAGGTGCAGGATGAGCCCCTGTGGTCAGTAAATTAAGTCTGTGAAAATAAGGTCTCTCCTCAAGCTCTTTTCTCTTGAACCCTGCTTGAGGAAGACCTCTCCTTGAATGCagattcataattttaaaaagtacttgGCTACTCACACTTTCTTGAGGGGTGCCATTTCAGCTGTAATGGTTTCAGACACGACTTACCCAACCATAACTTTTATTGTCCAGCTTAACACAAACCTAAGCATTCAATTCTCCACTCCCAGGTTGTCCAACAGAATCACTTGAACTTCTTTCTATTAACATATAATCTTTAGATTTAAAAGACCGGAAGTACTACCTCCCACATGGTCAGTGGCAATGTTTGCCTGCACTAGCCCTTACAAAAGCCACTCTGGTTTCCACCAGACAATCTTTTACCTAAATAAAGAACAGCTTGGCCACATGATTTTTTCCTATAATTTATACATGTTAAATGTGACGACAGTTATAGGACTGTAGCGGTCTACCACAACTGTGCCTTCCCACGCTTGAAAACAGGGACGGGGAAGTAATTAGGAATTATTTGAGACCTTAGCTGACAGCATACATAGTGGATCGCATAGGCAGAACCTAGGCAACACGGTTTGAGAATATTTTGCTCCAGTGTCCTTGTTTGCACTCCAAGACAGTAGGTGGCACTATTAGGCTGTTTGGATGAATACTCACGATGAAACCACACACATTATTGGTTGAACTATGATATATCCCACATTCTAGacataataatgtattttaatagaCATGCAATTATTTTACACCATTAGGCTCTCAAATCGAAAGACGttactttattttctgaacGAAATgcttacaaaatattttatttattatcaggAAGCTCATTGATATATGGATTCCAAGGAAACTGAACTAATCGGCCCACATTTTTGTAAACAGGAAACGGGAAGCCGTCTGCTTGAGCGTTTGAACAAAGATGGACCTGAGCTAGCAGAGTagattgtatatatattttttaatcactaTTTTAAACGCTATTTTTAAATTGGCGTGGCTACacgtgttttaaaatgtacgAACCATTTGTTACGGTACTGTTCAAACGACAGCTAGCGTGCTGGGTAGCTTATTAATAGCGAGTCGAGTTAACGCTTGCTTTTAAATACATTCCCTtaccagctagctaactaacgttaatTTACGTTAATGTTAGTTACCTAGCTACATAGGTTTGGTTTGTGACTAAATAGTTATCTTTCCAGCTAATAATTACTATCGGTTGCAACATAAACAACAATCTGGCTAGCTACCCACATTTTGGTAGATAGCTAACAAGTTCTCCAATGTTAGCAATTGAGCTAGTCTAACTTACACGCTGGAACGCCTTTGTTGTATCCTGATCTTGTATTCTATTATGGTGTTTCGGCGCATGCTCGGGAATTACATTTTGTTAGATAACATTTGCAACTcgtgaaataattattttgaagcCATCTGAGTCATGCCGCGACATGGAAATTCACAATAAACTCAAAATTGCTAACAAGAAAAGGGAGAATAATACTTCGGCAATGTCGACACATGCCCGTACAACAGCAAATTCAGTTTTAGGTACTGAGGTGTCGCTTTCTTTCCAAGATGAACTGGCGGCAACGATACATGGTGCATTTGAAGTGGCGGTGGAAATTGCAGTGCTGGAGATCACTAAACTGGTCGGTCAGGCCTTGGGAGATGTTCGTGACCAGATGCATGAAACATTACGGGAGAACAAGTCCCTGAAGCAACGTTTGCAAGCAGCTGAGCTAGAACTCAGTGCCCGTGGTACATGCAACGTAGGAGACGAGAGTCAGGCGCAGCTTGTGGTAACTGTGGGTAACGTCAGCTCAACTGCTCAAATACAACAAACTCTGAAGTCACCAAGCCCTCAACTGAACAGCAAATTGAAAGCAGGGaaagagaaaatacagaaaGACGACAAACCAAAAGCTAAATTCCAAATGAGCGCCTCATCGAATGTTGCAGTTGAAGAAAGTTATGGGTTTTTGGCAGCACCTGCTGAGACGAGTACAAGACACAACGGGTCATTTAGCGAAATCCGGGAGGACGGCCGAGTATGTTCCCAAGAACTGGACCCTAATTTAGGAGAACCAATCCCTAGCCAGGAATTTGTTACAGGTATTGTATgttctgtgtggtgtttggAGTTATTAGTTGTGCTCCCCTGTAATGAGTAAATTAGGTGAAAATTGCTTCTTTTTTGGAAGGTGCCATCACTCTATAGACTTATGTATTGGCATGATAATGGTACTGTTTAATGTTCACCTCTCCCTACATCTCCTTGTACAGCTGTTAAGGGGAATTCACCTAAAGTGTACACTGAGAACCTGGTGAATTTTAATCTGGAGGCTGCCCCAGGAACTGGCAGCACCTCATCCCTATGCATTGGCTCAGGAAGTCCTGAAGTGGAGCAGGTCAAGGTAAAGGAAGAAAAGTCTGAGCCAGACCATGGTTCTGACTCTGGTTCTGGCTCCAGTGCCAGCATTGCTGAAGAGGATAATTTCAACCCGGATAACCTCTCTCTGGCTCAGTCCAAACTGCTTGAAGACTGGAGGCCCGAGccactgcagcttcagagctGCAACGCCAACCCTCTTGTTCCCTGCACCAGTCTCTCAGTGTGTAAGTTTAAGCCTGATGTGGAAGTAGTGATTGGGAGGAGATGAGTTCTACTGCATTAAATGCTCTTTGACTCTAAGCTGTGAAGTTTTATGTAGATTATTGTAGATGTTGTAACTATTTTTTAGCTGCTACATTGTGCCATTTCTTATTGTAATACATGTCTACTCACTTGTTCTttctcacattttatttttcttgcattCTTAGCTGACCCTCCCATCTTTGCCCCAGATGTTCCTGAACAGAACACCCTTGAACCAGCCGCCAGTGGCCCTTCCATCTTCCCCTCTAACTTCTCAAACTCCTACCAGCCTGCAGAGACGGTGGGACTGTCCACTTCTCAGCTGCCGTATGCCGGCCAAATTGGCAGCGCAAACTCTGCCTCCATCGTGCCTCCCAGAATACACGTCTGCAAGGTCTGCGGTGAAGCATTCCACCTGCCAGGGGAGCTGCGCCGGCACCACAGCCAGCGGCACAACCCCAAACCCAGGAACCCCAAACGGCAGATCTTTCCCCCAGGACGCAGCCCTTACCACTGCACCCAGTGCGGCCGTGACTTCAACCGCATGGAGAACCTGAAGACCCACCTGCGCATCCACACAGGGGAGCGACCCTATACCTGCTCTGTGTGCGGCGTTCGCTTCCGCCACTCGGGGGCGCTCACGAGGCACTTCCGTATCCACACTGGCGAAAAGCCCTACGCCTGCAGTCAGTGTGGCAAGACCTTCCGCAACTGCGGGGGGCTCCGCTTCCACCAGCGCTCGCACACCAGGGAAGGCCAGGGCATGGGGGACTGAGGCAGGAGTCAGGAAAAGGATGTTTTACTGTGGAAACTTTAACCTGTATGCAGAGTATCGCTGACTGGGGCCCttggtgaagaagaagaatggcCCTATGCAGACTTGTTCTACAAGGTTGATAGATGTTACAATTTCATGCCACACTAGATGAATTGTGCCAGATCTGAGCATTGACTCGTAGTATTCAGTCACAAAGAATTTGGCTTTGATGTAACCTCACTGATTTGTGGTCATGTGGTAAGATAATGTATTTGAGTGCTAGGAGTGGATAAGACATGCATGAGTTCATGGCTGAAAAGAATGACATCACTGAAAGTTCTGAGTTTGAAGATGAATTTGCACTCTATAGAGTTGCACAGGTTTGCTGTTTGACAATAGTTCTGCCCCTACCccctttttaatatttgtttttttaaaagtttgaatactaaaatgtattaaacttGAGAAGCACTGCGCATATGTTTTGGCTTTATTTTGCAGAGGCACCAGAGATTATACTGAAGCACACTTTCTGGCATATGTTTCCTATCAGTCTGGTTGCCATTTCGCTACCTGGCTACTACATAGCATCATACAGTAGTTTGGCTAATACCATGAGCTACAGAATGCTTGgggcaaagacattttttcttgagtTGACTGTGCACTCCATAATCTTAGATTTTTAATCTAAAAACAAGAAAGTGTTGTTGTGCTCATCCAACACGCTGAACTGAGTTGTACTGCCAGTGTGTAGAGTTGAACAGTATAAGAAATAATAGAATGCTAACcacaaactgcaaaaaaaaacaatgcatctGACTCATAAACATACTGATTTATTAAACATACTGTGAGAAAAAGTGCTAAAGTGCCAAATGAAAACTCAAAATATAATGACAAAAGAACAAATGCTTTGGTCTCTGTCAGACCTTCATCAGTGCCGAGAACTGCAGCAGTCACAAGCACTTAAAGGAGTCAATTGGGTGTGCCGCCATAAGCTGGAAGACAGTCATCGTCAAAGTAGACATTAAGCAATTTACACAGATTGAATAATAGTGTAGCA
It contains:
- the sst5 gene encoding somatostatin-1A isoform X3 — its product is MRRLKICFGSINVSLIIFFFDGRGTCTSRLLQLQVLLVALSASVLLAQVNGAPQRDMLAELLRTDVTEGNEDLSRMLFLKIVSDLMMTGDNKVLPDPRPRSTEELRIHQDVARQLPLSQRERKAGCRNFFWKTFTSC
- the sst5 gene encoding somatostatin-1A isoform X2; amino-acid sequence: MPAPTNASPVSQGLPRRTRIQLRRGRDEEKERGKEKRAKTQKLPKHAEKETGNAEVLLVALSASVLLAQVNGAPQRDMLAELLRTDVTEGNEDLSRMLFLKIVSDLMMTGDNKVLPDPRPRSTEELRIHQDVARQLPLSQRERKAGCRNFFWKTFTSC
- the sst5 gene encoding somatostatin-1A isoform X4 translates to MRRLKICFGSINVSLIIFFFDGRGTCTSRLLQVLLVALSASVLLAQVNGAPQRDMLAELLRTDVTEGNEDLSRMLFLKIVSDLMMTGDNKVLPDPRPRSTEELRIHQDVARQLPLSQRERKAGCRNFFWKTFTSC
- the LOC135251455 gene encoding zinc finger protein 16-like isoform X3 translates to MHETLRENKSLKQRLQAAELELSARGTCNVGDESQAQLVVTVGNVSSTAQIQQTLKSPSPQLNSKLKAGKEKIQKDDKPKAKFQMSASSNVAVEESYGFLAAPAETSTRHNGSFSEIREDGRVCSQELDPNLGEPIPSQEFVTAVKGNSPKVYTENLVNFNLEAAPGTGSTSSLCIGSGSPEVEQVKVKEEKSEPDHGSDSGSGSSASIAEEDNFNPDNLSLAQSKLLEDWRPEPLQLQSCNANPLVPCTSLSVSDPPIFAPDVPEQNTLEPAASGPSIFPSNFSNSYQPAETVGLSTSQLPYAGQIGSANSASIVPPRIHVCKVCGEAFHLPGELRRHHSQRHNPKPRNPKRQIFPPGRSPYHCTQCGRDFNRMENLKTHLRIHTGERPYTCSVCGVRFRHSGALTRHFRIHTGEKPYACSQCGKTFRNCGGLRFHQRSHTREGQGMGD
- the sst5 gene encoding somatostatin-1A isoform X1, with the protein product MPAPTNASPVSQGLPRRTRIQLRRGRDEEKERGKEKRAKTQKLPKHAEKETGNAELQVLLVALSASVLLAQVNGAPQRDMLAELLRTDVTEGNEDLSRMLFLKIVSDLMMTGDNKVLPDPRPRSTEELRIHQDVARQLPLSQRERKAGCRNFFWKTFTSC
- the sst5 gene encoding somatostatin-1A isoform X5; translation: MVSAVLTTPDLVKRLMSARGDLQVLLVALSASVLLAQVNGAPQRDMLAELLRTDVTEGNEDLSRMLFLKIVSDLMMTGDNKVLPDPRPRSTEELRIHQDVARQLPLSQRERKAGCRNFFWKTFTSC
- the LOC135251455 gene encoding gastrula zinc finger protein 5-1-like isoform X1, with translation MEIHNKLKIANKKRENNTSAMSTHARTTANSVLGTEVSLSFQDELAATIHGAFEVAVEIAVLEITKLVGQALGDVRDQMHETLRENKSLKQRLQAAELELSARGTCNVGDESQAQLVVTVGNVSSTAQIQQTLKSPSPQLNSKLKAGKEKIQKDDKPKAKFQMSASSNVAVEESYGFLAAPAETSTRHNGSFSEIREDGRVCSQELDPNLGEPIPSQEFVTAVKGNSPKVYTENLVNFNLEAAPGTGSTSSLCIGSGSPEVEQVKVKEEKSEPDHGSDSGSGSSASIAEEDNFNPDNLSLAQSKLLEDWRPEPLQLQSCNANPLVPCTSLSVSDPPIFAPDVPEQNTLEPAASGPSIFPSNFSNSYQPAETVGLSTSQLPYAGQIGSANSASIVPPRIHVCKVCGEAFHLPGELRRHHSQRHNPKPRNPKRQIFPPGRSPYHCTQCGRDFNRMENLKTHLRIHTGERPYTCSVCGVRFRHSGALTRHFRIHTGEKPYACSQCGKTFRNCGGLRFHQRSHTREGQGMGD
- the LOC135251455 gene encoding gastrula zinc finger protein 5-1-like isoform X2, whose protein sequence is MEIHNKLKIANKKRENNTSAMSTHARTTANSVLGTEVSLSFQDELAATIHGAFEVAVEIAVLEITKLVGQALGDVRDQMHETLRENKSLKQRLQAAELELSARGTCNVGDESQAQLVVTVGNVSSTAQIQQTLKSPSPQLNSKLKAGKEKIQKDDKPKAKFQMSASSNVAVEESYGFLAAPAETSTRHNGSFSEIREDGRVCSQELDPNLGEPIPSQEFVTAVKGNSPKVYTENLVNFNLEAAPGTGSTSSLCIGSGSPEVEQVKVKEEKSEPDHGSDSGSGSSASIAEEDNFNPDNLSLAQSKLLEDWRPEPLQLQSCNANPLVPCTSLSVYVPEQNTLEPAASGPSIFPSNFSNSYQPAETVGLSTSQLPYAGQIGSANSASIVPPRIHVCKVCGEAFHLPGELRRHHSQRHNPKPRNPKRQIFPPGRSPYHCTQCGRDFNRMENLKTHLRIHTGERPYTCSVCGVRFRHSGALTRHFRIHTGEKPYACSQCGKTFRNCGGLRFHQRSHTREGQGMGD
- the sst5 gene encoding somatostatin-1 isoform X6; amino-acid sequence: MVSAVLTTPDLVKRLMSARGDVLLVALSASVLLAQVNGAPQRDMLAELLRTDVTEGNEDLSRMLFLKIVSDLMMTGDNKVLPDPRPRSTEELRIHQDVARQLPLSQRERKAGCRNFFWKTFTSC